One window of the Bos indicus isolate NIAB-ARS_2022 breed Sahiwal x Tharparkar chromosome 15, NIAB-ARS_B.indTharparkar_mat_pri_1.0, whole genome shotgun sequence genome contains the following:
- the LOC109569172 gene encoding olfactory receptor 5B12-like, with translation MIPRENSTVVIEFILAGITDDSQLQIPLFLVFTLIYLLTLVGNLGVITLILLDSRLHTPMYFFLSNLALVDFGYSTAVTPKVMAGFLTGDKVISYNACVAQLFFFGGFLSVETFLLALMAYDRHAAVCKPLRYTNIMTPRVCAWIVIGSYVFGFLEISVHTWNIFSLSFCRSYVIDHFFCDATPLLALSCSKSNRSEMVLFLFVGFNVLLSNLVILVSYLFIFVTILRMRSSGGHQKAFSTCASHLTAVSIFYGTASFMYFQPGSRHSMSTDKMASVFYAIVIPMLNPLIYSLRNKEVKRALKKAVGKAKSSLIFKI, from the coding sequence ATGATCCCCAGGGAGAACAGTACAGTCGTGATTGAGTTCATTCTTGCCGGGATAACTGATGACTCACAACTGCAGATCCCACTCTTTCTAGTGTTCACACTCATCTACCTCCTCACTCTGGTTGGGAACCTGGGGGTGATCACGCTGATCCTGCTGGACTCTCGTCTCCACactcccatgtacttcttccttagCAACCTCGCTCTGGTGGACTTTGGTTACTCCACAGCCGTCACTCCCAAAGTAATGGCTGGATTCCTCACGGGAGACAAGGTCATTTCCTACAATGCTTGTGTTGCTCAGCTCTTCTTCTTTGGTGGCTTTCTCTCTGTGGAAACTTTTCTCTTGGCCTTAATGGCCTATGACCGTCATGCAGCAGTGTGTAAACCACTCCGTTACACCAACATCATGACACCAAGGGTGTGTGCCTGGATTGTCATAGGGTCTTATGTCTTTGGTTTCCTAGAAATCTCTGTGCACACTTGGAACATATTCAGTCTGTCTTTCTGCAGATCATATGTAATTGATCACTTTTTCTGTGATGCTACTCCTCTCCTGGCTCTCTCATGCTCCAAAAGCAACAGAAGTgagatggttttatttctttttgttggctTCAATGTCCTTCTTTCTAACCTGGTCATCCTGGTCTCCTATCTGTTTATCTTTGTCACCATTCTGAGGATGCGCTCATCTGGAGGACATCAGAAAGCCTTTTCCACCTGTGCTTCCCACCTCACTGCTGTCTCCATCTTTTATGGGACAGCTTCTTTCATGTACTTTCAGCCCGGCTCCCGCCATTCCATGAGCACAGACAAAATGGCATCTGTGTTCTACGCCATAGTCATCCCCATGCTGAATCCTCTGATCTATAGTCTGAGGAACAAAGAGGTCAAGAGGGCGCTAAAAAAAGCTGTGGGGAAGGCAAAGTCTTCTCTAATATTCAAAATTTAA